One segment of Mycoplasma sp. E35C DNA contains the following:
- a CDS encoding helix-turn-helix domain-containing protein yields MNYKHLQLEERYFINKMYFEERLSINQISKMIKRSKSTISRELKRNLDNTGYYEPWHANFKYKNRQRNKYLFRLKMYEELSNTW; encoded by the coding sequence ATGAACTATAAACACCTTCAGTTAGAAGAAAGATACTTCATAAACAAAATGTATTTTGAAGAAAGATTGTCTATTAATCAAATCTCTAAAATGATTAAAAGAAGTAAATCTACAATATCAAGAGAATTGAAAAGAAACTTAGATAACACAGGTTATTACGAACCGTGACATGCTAATTTTAAATATAAAAATAGGCAACGAAATAAATATCTATTTAGATTAAAAATGTATGAAGAACTTAGCAATACGTGATAA
- a CDS encoding TOPRIM nucleotidyl transferase/hydrolase domain-containing protein has translation MKLEIIIGKNKTGKTFYLKNKYPDEKAKTTTKRATKAKGDDASEVNNDIQETKKKVLYIPAEIDYESIYKKGALEGGKNAPLSPQAKMIEFLKDQVTFQGELQLKEDEKQKIISMAKSLEIFKEKLEYLTEEDCYLEKMVNEMIHLNDYEKIQQQFSLLSDAKVDKIEGSSGSMNYSLLRIIKELLSDDTIPLNKDWILVIDEIEKFCHPELIYKIAHLVFEVAKQIDVVITTHSPIFLERIFYLHKNYLFSENNDQLEISYKIMKPYWIEEIKKAKQDSKPEVNILNSESEPWIELGFTKSFLDMIVSWNYKELSDVAKILFSDKVFLVEGINDNDFINSLILSQGFIDKYATIIICGSKTSVKKMYKRMSNLKINTICKFFVIFDKDNDGSSEKQVEELLKVDDKTNDDKQKQYQIKSWILEKIKKRVKSEEVVQLDKTNATPPKTHPFDRNIEEHFFEKESKTDEKFRVKKEDGGIELVDLKGKEIMFTVDYVKEKSTKSNVDALLEEVREKIEDFMKSEIKKITE, from the coding sequence ATGAAATTAGAAATCATCATTGGCAAAAATAAAACAGGTAAGACTTTCTATCTTAAAAATAAGTATCCAGATGAAAAAGCAAAAACCACAACAAAAAGAGCGACTAAAGCAAAAGGCGATGATGCCTCAGAAGTAAACAACGACATTCAAGAAACAAAGAAAAAGGTTTTATACATTCCAGCAGAAATCGATTATGAATCGATTTATAAAAAAGGAGCTCTTGAAGGTGGTAAAAACGCACCTTTATCACCTCAAGCAAAAATGATTGAGTTCTTAAAAGATCAAGTTACATTCCAAGGAGAACTTCAATTAAAAGAAGATGAAAAGCAAAAAATAATATCAATGGCTAAATCTCTAGAAATCTTTAAAGAGAAATTGGAATATCTAACAGAAGAAGATTGCTATTTAGAAAAGATGGTTAATGAAATGATCCATCTGAATGATTATGAAAAGATTCAACAACAATTTAGTTTACTAAGCGATGCTAAAGTAGATAAAATAGAAGGAAGTTCAGGTTCAATGAATTATTCTTTATTAAGAATAATCAAAGAACTATTATCAGATGATACGATCCCTTTAAATAAAGATTGAATTCTAGTGATAGATGAAATTGAAAAGTTTTGTCACCCAGAATTGATTTATAAGATAGCTCATTTAGTTTTTGAAGTTGCTAAACAAATTGATGTTGTAATCACCACACACTCACCTATTTTTTTAGAAAGAATTTTTTACCTTCATAAGAATTACTTATTCTCAGAAAACAATGACCAATTAGAGATTTCATATAAAATAATGAAACCTTATTGGATAGAAGAGATTAAAAAAGCTAAACAAGACAGCAAACCTGAGGTTAATATTCTCAACTCTGAGTCTGAACCGTGAATTGAATTAGGATTTACTAAATCATTCCTTGATATGATAGTGTCTTGAAACTATAAAGAATTATCAGATGTAGCTAAAATACTTTTTTCAGACAAAGTTTTCTTAGTAGAAGGGATAAATGATAATGATTTTATAAATAGCTTAATTTTATCGCAAGGATTTATCGATAAATATGCCACAATTATTATTTGCGGTTCGAAGACAAGCGTTAAGAAAATGTATAAAAGAATGTCTAATCTCAAGATTAATACAATTTGCAAATTCTTCGTGATCTTTGATAAAGATAATGATGGTAGCTCAGAAAAGCAAGTTGAGGAATTATTGAAAGTCGATGATAAAACTAATGATGATAAACAAAAACAATATCAAATTAAATCCTGAATATTAGAAAAAATTAAAAAGAGAGTTAAAAGCGAAGAAGTTGTGCAGTTAGATAAAACTAACGCTACCCCTCCTAAAACGCATCCGTTTGATCGAAATATTGAAGAACATTTTTTTGAAAAAGAATCTAAAACCGATGAAAAGTTTCGTGTCAAAAAAGAAGATGGTGGAATTGAACTTGTAGACCTAAAAGGTAAAGAGATTATGTTTACTGTTGATTATGTAAAAGAAAAATCTACAAAATCAAATGTTGATGCATTGTTAGAAGAAGTTCGAGAAAAGATTGAAGATTTTATGAAATCGGAAATCAAAAAGATTACTGAATAA